A genomic window from Xyrauchen texanus isolate HMW12.3.18 chromosome 31, RBS_HiC_50CHRs, whole genome shotgun sequence includes:
- the LOC127625030 gene encoding gastrula zinc finger protein XlCGF7.1-like: MRSELIEVREECEELQEVEEEQQHGFITGGKSLSDSKTEDNFSPKNPQKTAKEAFTCSQCGTCFTCISYLNRHMRVHTGEKPYTCHQCGKGFAYATSLKSHLFCHSEEKPFECDKCDKTFVLAQYLKRHLKTHRNEKPYKCSFCGKSFKHHFYLKDHQKIHTGVAAHMCFECGKFFITASNLKQHQSIHTGEKPYNCSHCGKSFTLSEHLKTHERIHTGEKPYKCSHCGKSFTESKTLKTHERIHTGEKPYKCSHCGKSFTQLAHLKRHERIHTGEKPYHSGPEINF; this comes from the coding sequence AGCTGATAGAAGTGAGAGAAGAATGTGAAGAGCTGCAGGAAGTGGAGGAGGAACAACAACATGGTTTCATAACGGGAGGAAAATCTTTAAGTGACTCAAAGACAGAAGACAATTTCTCACCTAAAAATCCTCAAAAAACAGCCAAGGAagctttcacctgctctcagtgtggaacatGTTTCACATGTATAAGCTATCTTAAtagacacatgagagttcatactggagagaaaccttacacgtgccatcagtgtggaaaaggttTTGCATATGCAACCAGTCTCAAGAGTCATCTCTTTTGTCACTCTGAAGAAAAGCCATTTGAATGTGATAAgtgtgataaaacatttgttctggcACAGTACCTAAAACGACATCTGAAAACTCACagaaatgagaagccttacaagtgttctttttgtggaaagagttttaaacATCACTTCTATTTGAAAGACcaccagaaaatacataccggtgtggcggctcatatgtgctttgaatgtgggaagttctttattacagccagcaacttgaAACAACACCAAAgtattcatactggagagaaaccttacaactgctcacactgtggaaagagtttcactctgtcagaacacctgaaaacacatgagagaattcatacaggagagaaaccttacaagtgctcacactgtggaaagagtttcactgagTCAAAaaccctgaaaacacatgagagaattcatacaggagagaaaccttacaagtgctcacactgtggaaagagtttcactcagttagCACACCTGAAaagacacgagagaattcatactggagagaaaccttaccacTCAGGGCCTGAAATTAATTTCTGA